Part of the Diprion similis isolate iyDipSimi1 chromosome 4, iyDipSimi1.1, whole genome shotgun sequence genome is shown below.
CTTTTGTGCGTCGATTCATTCGAaggaaggaaataaaaaaaacaacaaaaggaATATAATGCACTTGGGAAAAAGTACGATGTAAAGAGTAGGTTTAAGCAGAGAAAATCCCGCAGACTGTGCAGCATCTGGCAAATGCAGAGGGAATTAACCTTTAGGGGCAGAATTGCAGAGGTATATTTAAAACCCATGATGCGGCTATTAAATGGATTTAAAAATCACAAAAGGCGGGTATTTATTTAGGTTATTTAACGAAATTTATTGCAGATTCGTTACAACAGACCATGAACAATGTGATGGTATAATAtgtaaattaaataatcaacagtataaaaaatgacgaGAAACTTGATGACTGTGATGAGTGCGCAGATATTCGATGGATGATCAGTCTAGGCGTTCAGTAATCGAAACTGGAACAAAgtaaagtgatgaaaaaattataacatatAGCTTGAATTTTACTTGTATCGTAAACTGCGTGTTGATTATTTCTGTAATAGCGGtagtttaaaattgttttcgatATGAAAAAAGTGGTATCAAAATCCCTGATCGCAATATTAgttattttcgtatttttagtcggatttataaaaattcatctcaTCCTGGATTTTCGTAAGTCCGTACAGATTCGCTTACATCATTGATCTAGAGTTTAAATACTCAGCTTGTAGATCTCTGACTCTGAGTGGTGaggatttataataattaatcgaaaCATGTAATCTTAATAATGTGATCATACAATTTATGCTTGAATTTATTAACTTCATATCTTCGTCAAAAGGCTAAGATCAgacttggaatttttttttttttaaatcgtcttTTGCGGTAAATCATGAATCAAAAATGTTAagtacttaaaaaaaatccgcTAATAAATTCTGCGATACAAAATCAAATCACAATAACAGTTAAACCTTGTTAAAACACTCTTCAatccatataaaaaaaactttgcatTAAGTAGATCATAAAATCACGCAATTTTCTTACAGACTAAAGAAATTCACACGAAACAAAAGTCTTTTCGAAATCCGTTACATCTATTGCAACAGACACGATATTCgctatttctctttcatttaACATAGcgcgtagaaaaaaattcagtaaattttcaaagcggggtaaaaaatctgaaatatcggTAATTCGTGAATTCAGAATCTTAACCAGCATACAAAGGCTCGAAGAGCAGAAGAAGCCACTGCAGCTGCAGTGCAGCTAACGCATGTCTGCAGCTCGTGGGAAGTACAATAAACACGGGTTACGAAGGTGGAAGACGCACACAGTGACACGTGGAAGGATAAACCAGACAGCCGGTGAGCCTGCATTATGTTCGCCCGATTTTAAAACGAGTTTGCAGCCCGCCATCGCCGGGATCGCCGTCTGGTCTGCTGCACCAGCGATTAAATACACATGCTCACACGTTCTGAGAGCTGCAGACAGGGTTTGTACCTGTAGCTATAGCCAGACTAAATGCTGTGAGAACTATAAACTGCATCGCTGGCCGCATGAagtgcagagagagagagagagagagagagggaaactGACAGGGTGAAGCTCCGTCCAGCTTTGTCCgatgtaagttttttttttttttttttttttctgtggcactttttcttatttttctcttcgagacCATTCATGTCGCCAACTCGCATTAAACTCGGGACATTGCACTGATAACAAAGAAACTCGCACCATCTGCCGGGTGGGACTCCGAACTTCAAATCGTGCGAATTCAGATCGATCATAGACTGTATAAGTCTATGAGATTGATTTTTATGTGAAAACCGTTAATTTGGTTATTTggatcgaattttattggagTTCGGTGATTTGATCTAGATTCTAGATCAACCGTAGACTATGCGAGGCTATGAGATTGAACTTTACGTAAATCCCGTTGATTTGGTTGGCTGGATATTGATTTACCATAGACTACGTGAGTTTATGAGATCGAACTTTACGTGCATTCTGACAATTCGATTGATCGGAATTCCGGAAGTTTCTAATTCGAGAATTTAGGCTAATCTTCGGAAGGGCAAACTGTCGGATCTAGGAACTGTTATATTCTATCGAAAAAGAATTAGTTGTACTTAACCAGAACTTGAGAAATAATATAGCCATAAAAATGTTTCGTTCTTCTAAATGAATGTCATTTGTCTGGCAACAATAAATGATACCACATTCATGTGAATTAACAGAACATTTTATTCACCATATTGGGTGAATTgaacacattttttataatttgtatataattaGCGTATCTAAGAACGCTTTAGGAGGATTCACCCCATGATCTTTCGAAAATCAGAACCATTTGCAGATTCTAATCTTGCTTTGCAAACTCATGAAATTCTCTGTAAAGATCATAGGGAATTTCAATCATTCGCAACTTTTATCTATATGtgtatacttaaaaaaaattgtgaaaaagtCCAGCGATAGTTACCTTCCGTAATCACCGTATTTTTGACGATCTCTGCTGCCAGCATAGGCATAACTGAACATGAGGTTACCCACATTGATGTTGAAGGCCTCGGCGGCGGTGTTGTGGTTGTTGCCTCCACCATTCGATCCCGCGAAAGCTCCGGCGAATGATCCACCACCGGAATTCGGCTTATTGTAGGATCTGAGGAACGATTgtattttgtcattttataaaaaagttaATTCTTCGAAGTCGTCATAAGAATgaagggtgagaaaaaaaaattcgacaatcCATCGACGCTGATTATTCTAATTGATCAGtacaaagattaaaaatacaCCATTTGGAGGTGAAGGATATCACTGACATCAAATCATCGctcatatttattcaattatcgAAATTGAGTTTTGTCCTATATCTTAATCTCTGGGCATTGAATTAGCGTAACAAAATAACTGTCAAAAGCATTATGGTTAACACAATGCTCGTGGTATGTTGATGTATTGCATAATTTATCGAGACCAACGCCATCTTGCCCACATCGCTCGCAAACTTTGGATCTCAATTGcaataaatgaacaaatgTCGAGTATTCAGCGTAACTCTATGTTCTTAGGTACttcgatttgaatttgaattctcGCGGTCTtagcgttttttttcaaaaaaaagcaCTGACGTTCCAAACcatttcgatgaattttctTCGACCAGCAAATCAAGCTTTTGGAACACAACTTTATAAAAAGTGAGTGAACTTTTCCAAATGACGTAACGAAGTCTTACCCGCAACCGTGACTCCTGCAGCCACCCTGCTGATGTCCACCTTGGATATTGATTGGACCATGAGACGGCTTGGGCTTGTGTTTGTGCTTCAAATGACGCGAGCGTACGTCCGAATACGAGTAATCACCATAATCGCCAAATGAAAACTGCGGAGAACGCTCACGTCTCACGAGGTATGCTGGGGATTTGAAAAACGCTTATTGAAACAATCGTCACTATTGCTTCCGAAAAATGCGATTCATCATCTTGTGCTCGTTTCAATATTCAGTAAAatggaattggaaaaaatttattttcattgatttactCGAACGTTGTTAGTGATTTTAACACACGAAAAGTCAAATAAGTTTTTcacaataaagaaaaaaaaaaaaaaaaaaaccaaagtcACAAATGATTTCGAGCTTCCGAAACGTGTCCAAGgttgataatatttcaaatatgaaATTGCCTTCTTGGATAAGTTACGCAAATTAGAGAAGTGACAAACTTTCACTTTTGTCCGTAGAATTTATCCACAACTTTAAGTTACTCCGTTTGTTTCAATCTAATGTTATTAGGACTCCTATTTAATACACGACAtatacgacaaaaaaaaaaaaaaaaaaaaaaaaaaactgccacCACCGCGTTACATAACACGATGAGTACCATTTTCGTCGGATGGTTCAGAAATCGCACCAGTTTCCAGAGGCTTGGCAAATCCTTCAAGAGCTACACCACAAAGGACGAAAATGAGGATCGAAGACGCCGAAAGTCTGGCCATCGTGGTGCTTATGACGTCAGCAATTTGAGGGCACTAGAACTCCGTGGTTTCACGATATTCCAATGATCACTGATCCGCTGATCGTTTCCGAATAACTGAACTTCATTTTCGAATGGTTTTATACTACGAATGCTCCCTTCTCCGATGTTCATTACATATTTGAGACGCATTTTTTAAACGTATTATCGACTCTCAGATGACAAGGACATCGGCTGATATTCCGCAGGAAATTTGCTCGGCGGCCTTCCGGTCCAGGGACAACCGGAATTCGCAAATCGCATCATCGATGGATAGTATTTGCTTGCTCGGCTACAAGCCGGTAACGGATGTTCCATCCTATTTTACGGTAACGCTACTCAATTTCCGGTGAAATTTTACTATCgcaaaaattcacttttctcGAAAGAGCGTTTaatattgaatcgatttttcagtTATCACTGACTCTAGAAAACCTGCAAGAGATTACTTTCTCTCATCGTCCTCCTCTTATTCTTCCTTTTCAATACGATGAGCTCGACGATGTCTGATGtaattattgttttgcgtGGGTAAACGGGAAGCGATTTACTTTCCAGTCTCAGACAAGGATAACTTCtgcaaatttatattatattacggtCCTTCCTTCCGCGGGCAGTTCGAA
Proteins encoded:
- the LOC124405902 gene encoding uncharacterized protein LOC124405902; its protein translation is MARLSASSILIFVLCGVALEGFAKPLETGAISEPSDENAYLVRRERSPQFSFGDYGDYSYSDVRSRHLKHKHKPKPSHGPINIQGGHQQGGCRSHGCGSYNKPNSGGGSFAGAFAGSNGGGNNHNTAAEAFNINVGNLMFSYAYAGSRDRQKYGDYGREFHEFAKQD